One genomic segment of Brassica napus cultivar Da-Ae chromosome A3, Da-Ae, whole genome shotgun sequence includes these proteins:
- the LOC106431229 gene encoding histone-lysine N-methyltransferase, H3 lysine-9 specific SUVH4 yields MAGRRKRAKSPEEPKERRLSSRVQELRQKERDEKEQLARERVKFLSDQSSELCDDAKEDDVSTNEGTLITMRNGNDNNLDFYGSEEDPHLKVRRNLRFFNTQYLLMVQGKMSRPDLKGVTEVMKANAVLYPRKMIGDLPGIDVGHRFFSRAEMVAVGFHSHWLNGIDYMGAAEYQRDYAAYQFPLAVSIVMSGQYEDDLDNADVVTYTGQGGHNLTGDKRQFKDQELVRGNLGLKNCFEHGVSVRVIRGHNCKSSYSKRVYTYDGLYTVVKYWAEKGVSGFTVYKYQLKRKEGQPELTTNQVNFMYGRIPKSTSEIQGLVCEDISNGLESKRIPATNRVDETPFSSSGFTYINSLKIEPNVKIPKSSAGCNCRGGCTDSKKCACARLNGGNFPYVDLNDGRLIEPRDVVFECGPNCGCGPECVNRTSQKRLRFHLEVFRSPKKGWAVRSWDFIPAGSPVCEYIGVLRRTDDVDTLTDNDYIFEIDCQQTMQGLDGRQRRLGDVAVPTDNKASESNGDESVPEFCIDAGSTGNFARFINHSCEPNLFVQCVLSSHQDIKLARVVLFAADNIPPLQELTYDYGYTLDSVHGPDGKVKKLTCYCGAVNCRKRLY; encoded by the exons ATGGCTGGAAGAAGGAAGAGAGCGAAGAGTCCCGAGGAGCCAAAGGAGCGTCGATTGAGCTCACGTGTTCAGGAGCTGAGACAAAAGGAGCGTGACGAGAAGGAACAGTTAGCTCGCGAGAGGGTTAAGTTCCTCAGCGATCAAAGCTCTGAGCTTTGTGACGACGCCAAGGAAGATGATGTTAGCACCAATGAAGGAACCCTAATTACAATGCGGAATGGGAATGATAACAATTTGGATTTTTACGGTAGTGAAGAGGATCCTCACCTCAAAGTCAGGAGGAATCTGAGGTTCTTCAACACGCAGTATCTCCTCATGGTCCAG GGTAAGATGAGCAGACCTGACTTGAAGGGGGTCACTGAG GTGATGAAAGCCAATGCAGTGTTGTACCCAAGAAAAATGATTGGTGACCTGCCAG GTATTGATGTTGGACACCGTTTCTTCTCAAGAGCCGAAATGGTTGCTGTAGGCTTCCATAGCCACTGGCTAAATGGCATAGATTATATGGGAGCAGCCGAATACCAAAGA GACTATGCTGCTTACCAGTTTCCGCTTGCTGTTTCCATTGTTATGTCGGGGCAGTACGAGGATGACCTAGACAATGCAGATGTGGTGACTTACACTGGTCAGGGAGGGCATAACTTAACTGGTGATAAACGTCAGTTTAAGGATCAAGAGTTAGTTCGAGGGAATCTGGGCTTAAAG AATTGCTTTGAACATGGGGTGTCTGTCAGAGTGATTCGTGGTCACAATTGCAAAAGCAGCTATAGCAAACGAGTATACACTTATGATGGATTGTACACG GTTGTAAAGTACTGGGCAGAGAAAGGCGTTTCAGGATTTACGGTGTACAAGTATCAGTTGAAACGAAAGGAGGGACAACCAGAACTAACTACTAATCAG GTCAATTTTATGTACGGACGCATACCAAAGTCTACTTCCGAGATTCAGGG CTTGGTGTGCGAGGACATCTCTAATGGGCTAGAATCTAAGCGCATTCCAGCCACCAATCGTGTGGATGAGACACCATTTTCATCATCAG GGTTCACATATATCAATTCTCTGAAGATTGAGCCCAATGTCAAAATTCCAAAGAGCTCAGCTGGGTGTAACTGCCGAGGCGGCTGCACTGATTCAAAGAAATGTGCTTGTGCTAGGCTTAATGGTGGAAACTTTCCATATGTCGACCTTAATGATGGCAG attaATTGAGCCTCGAGACGTTGTATTTGAATGTGGTCCAAACTGTGGGTGTGGGCCTGAATGTGTCAACAGAACCTCTCAGAAGCGATTAAGATTTCATCTGGAG GTCTTTCGTTCCCCAAAGAAGGGCTGGGCAGTTAGATCATGGGACTTCATACCAGCTGGCTCACCAGTATGTGAGTACATAGGAGTCCTCCGTAGAACTGACGATGTGGATACTCTTACTGACAATGACTACATATTTGAGATTGACTGTCAACAGACAATGCAAGGTCTTGATGGAAGACAG AGAAGGCTAGGGGACGTAGCTGTACCAACGGATAACAAAGCCAGTGAAAGCAATGGAGATGAGAGTGTCCCCGAGTTCTGCATCGACGCTGGTTCAACAGGGAACTTTGCTAGGTTCATTAATCACAGCTGCGAACCAAACCTCTTTGTCCAGTGCGTCCTGAGCTCTCACCAGGATATCAAGCTTGCCCGTGTGGTTCTTTTCGCAGCTGACAACATTCCACCACTGCAG GAGCTGACTTACGACTATGGATATACTCTTGATAGCGTTCATGGACCGGACGGGAAGGTGAAAAAGCTTACTTGCTACTGTGGAGCAGTTAATTGTAGAAAACGCCTCTACTAG